The following is a genomic window from Saprospiraceae bacterium.
CGATGATGTAGTTTTCGATTTTTTCATCCATGTACACTTTTTTGACGGACTGTCGGGCCTTTATGATAGAAGCAGGGTCAACTACTGCATTTATTTTCTGAGTGATTTCTCCCAGGATGTTTTTTCTGATGATTTGTTTTTCTTCTTCCTTTGAAGGGTATCCGATATTTACTTTCAACATAAAACGATCTACTTGAGCTTCCGGTAAAGGGTAAGTACCTTCCTGTTCTATCGGGTTTTGTGTTGCAAGCACTAAGAATGGCTCTTCAAGTTTATACGTTTCTTTACCTATGGTGACTTGCTTTTCCTGCATGGCCTCCAGCAATGCACTCTGAACTTTTGCGGGTGCTCTGTTGATTTCGTCGGCAAGGATAAAATTGGCAAATATCGGACCTTTGCGCACAGTAAATTCATTTTTCCCGGGATTGTATATCATGGTACCTATGATATCTGATGGCAGCAGATCCGGAGTAAACTGTATCCGATGAAAATCAGCATCAATAGCCGAAGCCAATGTTTTGATAGCCAGAGTTTTGGCCAATCCGGGTAATCCTTCCAGCAAGACATGACCTTCGGCCAGAAGTCCAAGCATAAGTCTGTCAATCATGTGCCTCTGCCCTACCATGACTTTGGATGTCTCTGCATTCAGCACTTCCAGGAAAGCACTGTCTATGTATATTTGCTGGTTCAATGCTTCTATATCCACAGATGTCTGTATCATATTGCTCTATTTTTTTTAAAATTTGATAGTTAAAAGTTTAATGAAATGCTTTGTATGCAAAAACAGGAGCGCAAATATCGTAAAAATATCTGACTGAAGGCTTTATCACTGTCGCAATAACTAAAACCGTGCTCTTTAATTTCTATGTGCTTTAATTTTTGCATTCCAATACAATGACGCTTTGAGTTTGTTTTAATTTTTATGTTTGAATGTAAGGGATATACTCAAAATAAATTGGTTTGCGAAAATTTAATTTATCAATTTATTCATTTTGAGTATAATGGCGACAGAATTATTTGCAAAATAAATTCTCGTCGGTATAAAATTTCAAACGTACTCATAAAATGGAAGCACAAAATTAGGAATCTTAAAATCAGACATATGAATCATTGTTTTTTTTAACTAAATCTTAACTTCATATGTTAATGATGGAATAATATTTGAATTTCCACAATGAGAATAAATATTTTTAAGACCTTCATCACTCTAATCTTCTTGTTTTCAACATGTTTGCAAAGCTTTGCCGTAGATAGTATCAGCTACGTTGTGATTGTCATGAGAATACCAACTTACGCCGCCAAAATACAATATTTGGATACTCAAATAAGCCAAAAAGACATCTCAGCAAAAAAAAGAAATAGTTTTGTAAAAATAAAAAAAGAAACTGAGCAACAGAGAGATGAATATTTCAGTTTAATCTATGATGCATTTAATACATATTATACAGCAACGGAGGTATATTTTGTACCCGATACTCTGTACAAAAATCTCTTAAGGGGTGAAGCAAAAGTATACATATCATCTGATAGAGCCATCACCCACATTGATTTGAAAAATAAAAAAACCATGTTTATGATTCAGGGCAGAGATGAGTATCAGTTATTGCTTACAAATCAGGACCATTTAAGACCTGGATTTCCATGGCCTTACAAAAAGGGTACATTTCTTGGCGCTATCAAATCACTGATTAATAAGAAATCTTACATCAAAGAACAGGTCAGTTGGTTTGATACGGAAATGACAAAAGCAATAAAACTTTACAATATAAGACACTAACAAATGAAAAGAAGAGTAGAAATGAAAACAACAGGTAGCTTTTGGGTATCACTGTTTATTCTTGTTTGTATGATGTACTCGTGCAAACCAGATAGGGAAACAAAGTCTCAAAAGATCTCTGACATCAAAGAAGAAACTAAGCCCTTACTTGTTGATGAAACACCATCTTTACCTGTAGAAAAGAAGGAAGATCCAATAATTGTTGAAACAAAAAGCGAGACTATACCTGAAGAATGGAAGGAAATCACCGAAAAAAGTGGAATGGTCCTCGATATTAAATATGCTGATGATGACAATTTTACAAAAAAGCAGATATACGATTGCGGCAGATGCTTTTTAAGACCTGAAGCGGTATCTGGTATCGGTAAAGTCCGCAAGGAATTGCTGGATTCTTTTGGATACAACCTAAAGCTATTTGATTGTTTCAGACCACAACCATACCAGCAAAGACTTTGGGATGCTGTTCCCAATCCTGACTATGTTACGCCACCGGCCAAGGGTTCGATGCACAGCAGAGGGCTGGCTGTAGACCTTACTATCATTGATGAATCAGGCGATGAGTTGGATATGGGCACACCTTACGACCATTTGGGCAAAGAAGCTCACACTGACTACAAAGGACACGCTCCGCAGGTTTATAAAAATCGCGAAATCCTTAGAAAGGCCATGGAAAAATATGGATTTAAAGGAATTCGGACAGAATGGTGGCATTACAGCTACAGAGGGAAGTCCTATCCATTGGATGCGTGGGTATGGCCTTGTAAGTGATGAATACTCGTTGAAATAGAATCCAATCATCAAAATTTACCCACCCTAAAGGTGTTCACAAGCCGACGTTTATGGTTCCTTCATTATTGAGTGAACGATTTCACTCAATTTGCTTTGCAACCATTCAGTCACCCTTGAAATGGAGGGGACAAGTTCGTTCTTTGATTACTAGATGTATTATGTTACTAAAATCAGTAATTTTCTGCTTAGCACTAATCTTATCTGCCTGTTCATTCAAGTGTGTTTTTTATGTTACTTAATTTATTTTTTAATTTCCGTCATTAAACATCTAAAATTAAATTTGCCATTGGGAGCCAAATGAAAAAAGTTTAAACACTTAAGAAGTTTATAAGCTTAATTGCTAAAAATTCAATGTCGTTTAGTTAAGGAATTTTTCTATGTTTTTACCCTATCTAAATCTTTCCGTTACAAGGGAAAGATTTCATAAAGATGTCTTAACTAAACGACATGGGCTAAAAATTAATAAATTACCCAAGTCGAAAACAGTGTTAATACCTATATTTGCATGAAATAAATCAATATTTGGAAATCGAATTTGCCGGCCATCAGCTCTTACTACTCCACCAGAAAGCATTATATTTAGGTGACCTGAAAACATTGATCATTGGTGACTTACACCTTGGGAAAATTGAACATTTCAGGTCTTCGGGGATTGGCATGCCTGCAAGGGCGGCAATGCATACTTTTTCCCAATTAACAGATCTTATCTCTGAAATATCACCTGAGAAGGTATTGTTTCTCGGAGATTTGTTCCATTCTGTTAAGAATCATTCGTTTGATTTATTTGATAATGTATTGAATAAATTTCCGGATGTCAGTTTTACCTTGGTTTCAGGCAATCATGATATATTACCGGAAAGTGACTATATCTCACTCCGTATGAGTGTTGTTGAAGAATTAATAATAGAGAATTTGTGGTTTACTCATATTCCATCTACAGTGGCTAAAAAATCTATGATCAATATCTCAGGGCATGTACATCCGGGGGTCAGGCTAAAAGGTAAGGCCAAACAATCGGTTTTACTTCCTTGTTTTTTTGTATCCGAATGTTCTATGATATTACCGGCATTCGGATATTTTACAGGTCATTCGATAGTCCAACCTACCCACAAATCTCGTATATTTGCCATCGCAGACAAAGAAGTATTTGAAGTGCCATTTTGAGACCGGAACTCAGGAAAGTTTAAGAACTTAAGATATCAGCTGGCCATTATAATAAAAATTTGAAACTTATCTTTGTGAACTCGTCATTGAAAATATTGAAAATCAAGTAACTATTCCGATATGATTGCATCTCAATTGATTCATACTATACGAGTGTATATTTAAACTTGAAATAGCGTTTATGAAAATAGTACACACAGCAGACTGGCACATAGGCAAAATATTGCACAGACACGATCTGACAGAAGACATTTCTCTTTTTTTTGATTGGTTGATCCAGTTCTTGAAGGACGAAAAAGCTGACCTGTTACTTGTTTCTGGAGATGTCTTTGATCTCGCCAATCCTGCCAATAAAGATGTCGCTTTGTACTATAAAACGTTGCTGCGCTTATCAGCGTTAAGGATAAAAGTGATCATCACAGGTGGGAATCACGATTCGATCAGCCTATTAGAAGCTCCTGCCGGATTACTCAACACTCTTGATATTCATGTCATAGGTGGTGCCAAAGAAGATATCACTGAAGAAGTCGTACCTTGCTACAACCCCGATGGTAGTGCAGGGTGTGTAGTGTTAGCCGTTCCGTTTTTGAGAGATAAAGATTTGCGGGCTTCACTTCCCGCAGATAAGGCATACGATAAAACAAAAATGACCGAAGCAGGTGTCAGACAACATTATGAAAAACTGGTAAATCATTGTATAAGTACATATGGTGATGATGTGCCAATCATTGCAATGGGGCACTTGATGATGAAAGGAGCTGTAACATCTGACAGTGAGCGCGAAATTCATATTGGAAACCTGGATGGTTTGGTGGTTGATATTGTGCCGGATACGATAGATTATATGGCATTGGGGCATATCCACAAACCACAAAAAGTTCAGAATCTAGCTCATATCAGATACAGCGGGTCTCCGATTTTCCTTGACTTTTCAGAAAGAAATTATGAAAAAAAAGTTATAGTCCTGGACGTAAATGGTAAAAAAGATGTTCAAATTGTATCTTCAAAAATTCCTGTATCGAGAGATATGTTGCGTTTTTCAGGCAATTTGGAGTCGGTCAAAGCTCAACTTACCAATTTTAGAAATGAGAAACAATTATGTGCATTTATTGAATTGGATGTTGTCGAAGATAGTTTCAATATATTAAAGGTACAGGAACTTGAAGAATGGAGAGAAAAAACCAATTCAGATACATATAAAATTCTAAAATCTAGAATTTCATTTCCCGCAGATGGATCAAACACATTAACTAATTCATTTTCATCCATCAATAAATCTATCAACGAATTGTCACCATTAGACATATTCCGACAAAAGCTGGATGAGAGCAAGATAGATCCTGAAACATCAACTTCACTGACAGAAGCATACATGTTATTACTGGAAGAGTTGAATCATTAATATACTTCATGCATGAAAATCATAAAACTTAGATTCAAGAATATTCACTCCTTTAAAGGAAGTCATGAAGTGGACTTCACTCAACCGCCATTATCCAATTCTGGTTTGTTTGCCATCACAGGGTCGACTGGTGCTGGCAAATCTACTATCCTGGATGTGATCACGCTGGCACTTTTTAATCAGATACCAAGATTTGACAGTAAAATCACCAATACTGAAATCGAAACTCTGGGCTCTGTCATGACGCATTTTTCGGATGATGCTTATGCAGAAGTCGAATATCAGACAGGCAATGATACCTACAGGTCCACCTGGAAAATATCTAAGACAAGGAATAACACTCTTCGGGAATATGAAATGTTCCTGGCCAATATACAGGATGAAAAATATTTAGATCTGAAAAAATCTGAAGTACCCAAAAAAAATGAAGAGATCATTGGCCTGAATTATGACCAGTTTATAAGGTCTATCATACTGTCACAAGGCGAATTTGCTAAATTTCTAAAAGCCGACAAGGCTGAAAGAACGTTTTTACTTGAGGAAATTACCGGGTCAAAAATCTATAGAGCTTTAGGGAAAGCTGCTTATGAAAAAGCCAAAATAAAACGTGAAGAAATCAACCAACTCAAGATCAGAAAGGACGCCATACCTATATTGTCAGACGAGCAAATATCCATTAAATCAGCCTTGATAGTCACTAATACAAGTATGATTAAAAAGACTGATCTGGAAATACTGTCATGTAAAAATACTCTGAGTCTTTTGGAGAAAAAGTTGCAAATCTCACAAAAGAGGATAGATGTAGAAGGGGCTATGACCTTACTTAGGCAAAGGATTTCTGATTTTGAAATGCAGGAAACGCTATTAAAAAAACACCAAAATCTTGACATATTTCGGAGTGAACTTACACTTTGGAAACACGAAGATCAACTTGCATCCGATAGCCAAAAAGAAATTGAAAACTGCAAAACAGCTGTTGGAACTCAGGAAAAACTGTTGGGCGAAGCCATACAAAAGATGATGGTTTTTACGAAAGAAGATATCAATGAAGAAAAATTTCTTTCGGAGATGAAAAAATTTGAAAATAAGATCATCCGTCTGGATGGTGAATTAATGCTTCTGAAAGAAAAAGGAACACTTGCACGCGCTGAACTGAATGAAATCTTAAACAATCCAAATTATGCCAAATATGCAGGGCCTATCCAACACTTAAAGCAAATAAATGAGCAGTGGGAACTATGCCGAAATCAGCTGTCAAATGTAGTAAATCGAAAGCCATTTTCTGAAAATGATGAACAACTCAGATTAAAAATCAGGTCATTGACAGAGGAATTGTCCAGGCAGGAGTCAAAGTTTGTTGCAGTGAAAGCTTACTATCTTGCCATGGAAGAATCAAATATCTTACTTAAAAGTAAGGCTAAATTTGCAGACCTGCAACATAGTTTAGCCATAGAAATCGAAAGACTCAATACGGATATTAATATTTTGGTTCCTGATATTGCATCACTTCAAAAAAAGAAAGAAGAACAATTTAAAGTAGCAGCTCTTGATGAACAACGTAAATTGCTGAAAGATGATGAACCCTGCCCTTTGTGCGGTTCAATCCATCATCCATATGCTGAGGATCAAGTGTATTCAGATTTGGGGAAGACAGAAGCCAGCATATTAGTTCTGCAACAACAACTTGACACATGCAGAAACGAATTATTGAAACATACCGCAGAACTTTCATCTGTAATTTCAAACATGGGGTCAGCCGAAAAAGAGATGGAATACAAGTCAAGTGTGATTTCTAAAATATTGCAGGAATATCCTGACTTTGCCAAATCTGAAAATATATCTGACACTATCGGCAATAGTATATCTCTATTAAAAATGGAAATTAATGCAGTCGAATCAGAAATCGAAGCAAGAGCGGCTTTTAATTTTTATGCTCAATGTGATACGAAGCTCGAAACACTGAATGATGCTTCAAAAAAATTTATAGAACTGCATCAGCAGCGAAACTCATTGTATCAGGGCAGCGATATCAATGGCGATGCAGATGCCATCCAAAATGAATATATATCTGCCAGAGATATCAGTAAAGAATGGAAGAGTACACTTCAGAATTTGCAAAAGAGTTACAATCTGCATCAGGAGACACAACAAATCAGAGAAAAGCAGCTGTTAATCGATCTGAGTTCATTGGGTTATCACGATGTCCGGTCTGCATTGAATGACATACTCAGCGATCAAACATTCAGACAAATCATCTTTGAAAAAGAAAAAATCACAAAGGAAGAAACAGAATTGAATAGCACGTTGCTAAATCTGAAAATGGAGTATGATGAACTTAAAATGCCGGAAGATGTCGAAAACAACATACCTGAACTGAAAAGTAAAATCGATTTGATGCAGGCTGAAAAGGACCAAATTATTCACTCTAATGGTGCTCTAACCAATGAGCTGGAAAACGACGTGAAGTCAAAGTCTTTGATCAGCGAAGTGGAAGATTTACTGACTGAGAAGAACAAAGATGCTGAAGTATGGTACATTTTGGACAAACTCATAGGGGATGCCACAGGCACAAAGTATGCAAGATTTGCACAGAATCTCAGTCTGAAACATCTGATTGACCTGGCCAACAGAAGGCTTGTAAAACTAACCGACAGGTACCAATTAGTGTATACTGACATAGAATCAGACTTGACTATCAGTGACTTATATCAGGGCAATATCAGACGGAGCGTCAAAACACTATCTGGTGGAGAGTCTTTTATCGTTTCTCTGGCACTTGCCCTTAGCCTTGCGGATATGGCATCTCAAAATGTAAGACTTGATAGCTTGTTTATTGATGAAGGATTCGGGACTTTAGATGCAGAAACTCTTGAGACTGCCATTGGTACCCTGGAAACACTGCAATCAGAAAGCGACAGGACTATTGGCATTATTTCGCACGTAGAAAGTCTTAAAGAAAGAATTTCAACACAAATAAAGGTTATAAAAAATACCTCAGGTTATGCGGAGATTGAGGTGGTAGGGTAGATATATCATTTTTTTCCTTTTACCTTTTGTCCTCTTGTTTTAGGTTTTCCGTATTTGACATGCATTTTGTCTTTATGAGATACCTTGTTATTTTCTTTGGTGTTTTTTTTCTTTTTCTCATGAAAGGCAGACCCGTCTTCTTTTATCCTGGGGAGTTTTCCCAAAATATTTTTCATGTTGATCTTAGGTAGTTCGGCATCTGTCAGTATATCTGATATAATAAGTCCTTCAGGAAGAGTCAATTTCGGAATTTCAAATTCCATAAATTTTTCTATTTCATCCAGCATATCTGTTTCAATGTCTCCAATAAAGGATATGGATTCTCCTTTTTTGTCTGCACGACCGGTACGACCAATTCTATGTACATAATTCTGCGGCTCATCAGGCAAATCAAAATTGATCACATGCGAAACGTCTTCAATGTCAAGTCCCCTTGCTATGATATCCGTGGCAATCAAAACTCTGAAAGTGCCGTCATCAAATTTTCTGACTGCATTAAACCTGAAATTCTGGTCTTTATTTGAGTGGATGACACCTGTAGTATCCGGATACAACTTGACAACTCTTTCATATAGTTCATCAGCCAATGCCTTGGTTGAAACAAAGATCAGGATTTTGGTCATTTCGGTATTTTCCCTGAGTATGAGCTCGAGTAGGTTGATCTTTGTGTTGAAATTTGGGACCCGGTAGATTACCTGATTTATATTGGAGAGCGGAGCACCTGATGGAGCAGCTTCTATTTTTTCGGGTGTGTCAAAATATTCGTCGATCAACATTTCTACATCTTCGGTGATGGTAGCAGAAAACATTAGATTTTGCCTTTTTTCCGGCAATAAATCCAAAATATGCTCCAATTGAGAACGAAAACCAAGGGCCAGCATCTCATCTACCTCGTCGATGACTAATTTTTTGATAAGTTTGAAGTTGAGAGTGCCGTGATAGCCCATATCGAGGACTCGTCCCGGAGTACCAATAAGAATGTCAACTCCTTCTGCCACTTCAAATGCTTGTGTTTTTAAGTTGGTACCTCCATACACTGCTTTCACCACGATATTCATATACTTACCCAACATCCTGGCTTCTTCCATCACTTGTACTGCCAACTCTCGGGTAGGCACAATGATCAAAATACTGGCATGTCGGGTTTTAGTAAAAGTCCAGGATTTAAAAAGTGGTATAAGGTAAGCAAGGGTTTTTCCTGTACCCGTTTGGGCAATTGCCTGAACATCCCTTCCTGACATGATGGCAGATAAAGCTTTCTTTTGAATTGTGGTCGGGTGCACCAATCCTTCTTCTTGCAGTGCTTTCCACAAGGGATTAGAGAGGTTCAGGTCATCAAAAGTTATTGTGGTGGAGTTCATTAAACTTTTTTAGGTGGCAAATCAAATGCCGTTGATAAGTTTTCAAAACCATTGCGATGGGAGCCATCACAAAAAGGCTTGTTGCCAGAAAGTCCACATCTGCATAGTCCTAAAGTAGTACGACCCTGGAGACCATATTCATTTCCATTGGCATCCACAATGATAAATTCACCTTCGACCTTAAGGGAACCATTGTTGTTTACTGTTATTTTTGTTGCTGACATTTTTAATAGGATTACTATTTTCTAAAATATATTACTTCATGTTCTTAGACAAAAAAAGAGACACTTAGTTGCAAAATGTCTCTTTTGGTGGCCTCACCAGGAATCGAACCTGGATCAAGAGTTTAGGAAACTCCTATTCTATCCGTTGAACTATGAGACCAAAAGGATTTTAGTGCTTGTTTAATTTTTAAATTAATCCACAATAAGGAAAATTTTATTTTATGAGACAAGACTAAATATTATCTTTAAGGAATAAAATTTGCCGCTTATGGTCAATTGATAAAATATTTCCAAAAACCTAAAATAGGTGACAAAGGTATAAAAAATATTTTAAATATGCTAAAACATATAACCTTGGTGTGCATAACAAATTGCACAAATACCTAAATTCCCTCTTTACCCTCAACTGAAGGTACGACCCACGCAAAATTCGTTCAATATTTTGGTACTGGCAATCAATCATCAAATTCAGGTTGCATCACGACTATGTCATGGGTGGCCGGTGAGCTAAATAAGGTAACTATTTTGAACTCTGATTCATAATACACTGATTCTAAAGCAATAAAAATTTAAACATACTCTTTGCATATTTGTTATCTTTGCACCTTAAATTTTTATTTGATTTTGCTATATCGACAAGTCCAGGCTGAATTACCCACAAAATGGGGAAGTTTTATTATATATGCTTATGCTCAAAACAGGGACGAGCAACAGCCAAATATAGCATTGATCCACAGAGACGTTGATATATCAGGTAGCGTTGCCGTAAGAATCCACTCTGAATGCATCACAGGTGACCTCTTTGGTTCAAAACGTTGTGATTGCGGCGAGCAATTCGAACACTCCATGAAAATAATCGGTGAAAAAAAAGGTTTAATGATTTATCTGAGGCAAGAAGGCAGAGGTATTGGACTTATCAATAAATTGGATGCATACAATCTTCAGGATAGAGGATATGACACTTTTGAAGCCAATGTTCATTTGGGTTTTGAGCCGGATGAAAGGGATTTTCAAATTGCAATAGAGATATTGAATGACCTGAATATCAAACAGATAGACCTGATTACCAATAATCCTGATAAAATTGCAGCTATTGATCGTTCATCAATAAAATTGGTAAGCAGGATTCCTGTCGTCATTCCTTCCAAAACTGAAAATGAACGCTACCTCAAGGTAAAACAAGATGTGATGGGACACCTTTTATAATTATTTTAAGCTATGGATGTAGTACAGTTTACAGAATATTGTCTCAGCAAACCAGGAGTGAGTGAGTCATTCCCATTTGGAGGTGATACATTGGTTTTTAAAGTATCAGATAAAATATTTGCTTTAACAGGAATTGATACCGTTCCATTTAGAGTTAATTTGAAATGTGATCCTGTATGGGCATTGGAACTCAGAGAGGAGTACGACGAGATTATTCCCGGCTATCACATGAACAAAAAACATTGGAATACAGTCATGATGGAAGGTGGGCTTGAGATTGCCCTTATCAAAAAACTCATTGACCACTCCTATCATCTTGTGGCAAAGTCACTCCCTAAAAAAGATCAGGAGGCTCTTGGACTGGTATGAGAAAGTTTGACTATATTGTGGTAGGGCAGGGAATAGCAGGTACCTTGATGGCCTGGAACCTGCACCTTGCAGGACAAAAAGTACTTATCATAGACAACCATCATATTGGGTCATCTTCCATAGTAGCTGCAGGCATTGTCAATCCTATAACAGGGAAAAACTATGTGACAAGCTGGAGAATTCAGGAGTTTCTTCCCGTAGCCTTACAGACATACGATGCATTGAACCAGCATTATGGATTTATGTGCTACACACATGCCAATATATTGCGAGCTTTATATTCTGGTTCTGATGAAAATACCTGGTTGGCAAAGTCGGCAGAACCTGACATGAAGCAATTCATATGTGAAGAAGTTGATTTGGATACTTACACAGGCAAAGTACACCAACAGCTGAGTTACGGAGAACTGCAAGGCACCTTTTATGTAAATATGGCTATGATAATGAGTGCTGTCCAAGCTGAATGGACCACTCAGGAGGCTTACATGAAGGAGTGCTTCCAGTATGATCAATTAAATATATCGCCTGATGGTTTCTTATATAAAGAAAACAAAAGCAAAGGGATAATATTTTGTGAGGGGTATAAAGCGAATTCTAATCCCTATTTTCCAAAAATAGGATTGGCACCTTCTAAGGGGGAGGTACTGATCGTCAAAATACCCAGTGCAGGATTTAAAAAAATGTATAAGGATGGTATTTTTTTTGTTCCTCAGGGTGATGATACATATTGGGTTGGATCCGGTTATGAAAGGAATGCTACTGATGACCATCCGACTCAGAAAAATTATGACATCTTGGCTGCAGAGTTGGAAAGGGTGTTAAAAGTACCCTATGAAATCATCGGTCATAAAGCTGCGATCAGACCCACTATGCAAAATCGAAGACCTATATTTAAAGAGCATGAAAATATAGAAGGAATGTATCTGTTTAATGGTCTTGGTACTAAAGGCGCAAGTATAGGGCCTTTTTATGCCACCCAAAGTTCACGATATATAGTTGAAAAAAATGCTGGAAAATATTCATTTTAAAACCCAATTCAAATATGAACTATAAAATCACAGTTTCTGAAGTCATTAATGCAGATAAAAATAAAGTAAGGGAATACTATACCAATCCGAAGCATATAGTCAACTGGAACTTTGCTGACCCGAGCTGGCACTGTCCGAAGGCAGAAAATGATATGAGAGTCGGCGGCGTCTACAAAGCCCGAATGGAGGCCAAAGATGGAAGTTTTGGGTTTGATTTTATTGCCACATATAAAGAAATTGATCCTGGTAACCAA
Proteins encoded in this region:
- a CDS encoding FAD-binding oxidoreductase; this encodes MRKFDYIVVGQGIAGTLMAWNLHLAGQKVLIIDNHHIGSSSIVAAGIVNPITGKNYVTSWRIQEFLPVALQTYDALNQHYGFMCYTHANILRALYSGSDENTWLAKSAEPDMKQFICEEVDLDTYTGKVHQQLSYGELQGTFYVNMAMIMSAVQAEWTTQEAYMKECFQYDQLNISPDGFLYKENKSKGIIFCEGYKANSNPYFPKIGLAPSKGEVLIVKIPSAGFKKMYKDGIFFVPQGDDTYWVGSGYERNATDDHPTQKNYDILAAELERVLKVPYEIIGHKAAIRPTMQNRRPIFKEHENIEGMYLFNGLGTKGASIGPFYATQSSRYIVEKNAGKYSF
- a CDS encoding SRPBCC domain-containing protein, yielding MNYKITVSEVINADKNKVREYYTNPKHIVNWNFADPSWHCPKAENDMRVGGVYKARMEAKDGSFGFDFIATYKEIDPGNQFLYEFGGRYATVSMLESDGKTSVTIVFDPETENSIELQQTGWQMILNNFKSYAEKYS